Proteins co-encoded in one Juglans regia cultivar Chandler chromosome 16, Walnut 2.0, whole genome shotgun sequence genomic window:
- the LOC118344818 gene encoding protein FAR1-RELATED SEQUENCE 5-like, protein MKQFAPPYSLWTPPPSLSRAAYQDFGDVVTFDTTYLTNRYGMPFAPFMGVNHHGQSILLGAGLISSEDTETFTWLFQTWLQCMDGIAPPAIITDQDRAMKNAITIVFPKTRHRFCLWHILKKVPEKLGSHRAYKSGLKTQLMKCVYDTQTIEEFEKSWEEVISTYNLQENVWLQSLYTERTHWVPVFLKEYFWVGMSTTQRSESMNAFFDGYVHAKTNLKKFVDQFDNALRKKIENEISSDFHSFSVTIPCISRSPIEKRFQELYTNAKFREVQQQVMGVLDMDPSLLRRDGVKKTYLVEDEICVEEFMKHVTY, encoded by the coding sequence ATGAAACAATTTGCTCCTCCCTATTCACTGTGgactccccctccctctctcagtAGGGCAGCTTATCAagattttggtgatgtggtaaCGTTTGACACCACGTACTTGACAAACAGATACGGGATGCCCTTTGCTCCATTTATGggtgtaaaccatcatgggCAGTCCATTCTCTTGGGAGCAGGGTTAATTTCCAGTGAGGACACAGAGACTTTTACATGGTTATTTCAGACTTGGctgcagtgtatggatggtatagccCCGCCAGCTATTATTACTGACCAAGacagagcaatgaaaaatgcaattacCATTGTATTTCCAAAAACTAGACATAGATTTTGCCTCTGGCATATATTGAAAAAAGTCCCCGAGAAGCTTGGCTCGCATCGTGCCTACAAAAGTGGCCTAAAAACTCAactgatgaaatgtgtgtatgacactCAAActattgaagagtttgagaaatcGTGGGAAGAGGTAATTAGTACGTACAACTTGCAAGAGAATGTTTGGTTGCAAAGTTTGTACACTGAGCGCACACATTGGGTACCGGTGTTTCTAAAGGAGTATTTTTGGGTTGGCATGAGTACAACACAACGGagcgaaagcatgaatgcattctTCGACGGATATGTTCATGCGAAGACAAACTTGAAGAAGTTTGTCGACCAGTTTGACAATGCCTTGAGAAAGAAAATCGAGAATGAAATCAGTTCggacttccactcatttagTGTTACAATACCatgcatatctagatctccaatcGAGAAGAGATTCCAAGAGTTGTACACGAATGCAAAATTTAGGGAAGTTCAACAGCAAGTTATGGGTGTGCTCGATATGGATCCATCTCTACTTAGACGGGATGGTGTGAAGAAGACCTACTTGGTTGAAGATGAAATTTGTGTTGAGGAGTTCATGAAACATGTTACATATTAG
- the LOC109019226 gene encoding peptidyl-prolyl cis-trans isomerase CYP23, translated as MWDHNAWLLSFLCIAFMAAGALSQEPQLGSVRVVFQTKYGDIEFGFFPTVAPKTAEHIFKLVRLGCYNTNHFFRVDKGFVAQVADVVGGRSAPMNEEQSKEAEKTVVGEFSDVKHVKGVLSMGRYADPNSAASSFSMLLGDAPHLDGQYAIFGRLTKGYETLQKLEELPTRREGIFVMPMERITILSSYYYDTEMESCEVERSILQRRLAASAVEVERQRMKCFP; from the exons ATGTGGGATCATAACGCATGGCTTCTGAGCTTCCTCTGCATCGCATTCATGGCGGCTGGTGCGCTGTCCCAAGAGCCCCAGCTCGGTTCCGTTCGAGTTGTGTTccag ACGAAATATGGTGACATCGAATTTGGTTTCTTCCCTACGGTTGCACCCAAAACCGCTGAGCACATTTTCAAACTTGTTCGATTGGGGTGCTATAATACTAATCACTTCTTTCGG GTTGATAAGGGATTTGTTGCCCAAGTGGCTGATGTGGTGGGCGGAAGATCTGCCCCTATGAATGAAGAGCAAAGTAAAGAAGCAGAAAAGACAGTTGTTGGTGAATTTAGTGATGTCAAGCACGTAAAGGGTGTTCTTTCTATGGGGAG GTATGCTGATCCCAATAGTGCAGCATCGTCGTTTTCAATGCTTCTTGGAGATGCCCCTCATCTGGATGGACAG TATGCTATTTTCGGTCGACTTACTAAAGGTTATGAGACACTGCAAAAGCTTGAGGAACTCCCTACTCGTCgtgagggtatttttgtaatg ccAATGGAGCGCATCACCATCCTGTCATCATACTATTATG ATACTGAGATGGAGAGCTGTGAAGTGGAGAGGTCAATTCTGCAAAGAAGGCTTGCTGCATCAGCTGTTGAAGTTGAAAGACAG aGAATGAAGTGCTTCCCATGA